One window of Moorella glycerini genomic DNA carries:
- a CDS encoding type II toxin-antitoxin system PemK/MazF family toxin has protein sequence MAIEAVAAGDILLIALPVHDPKGHEQEGVRPAVVVGVPQGPVRYPVVIVVPLTTRSGPWAKQNPILYQPLPSGAGGIPQASIVLIDQVRAVDVRRIKAYLGSLEEKTFEPIRSSLLKLFQKKLFYDQG, from the coding sequence ATGGCCATTGAGGCTGTAGCAGCAGGAGATATTCTTCTGATTGCCCTTCCTGTCCATGACCCTAAAGGTCATGAACAGGAAGGAGTAAGGCCTGCTGTTGTTGTCGGTGTACCTCAAGGCCCTGTGCGCTATCCCGTGGTGATTGTGGTCCCCTTGACAACTAGAAGCGGCCCATGGGCCAAGCAAAACCCTATTCTATACCAGCCTTTACCTTCAGGAGCAGGGGGGATTCCCCAGGCCTCTATAGTTTTAATTGACCAGGTGCGGGCCGTTGACGTTAGAAGGATAAAGGCATATCTTGGGTCCCTAGAGGAAAAGACATTTGAGCCAATCCGATCTAGCTTGCTTAAACTCTTCCAGAAAAAGCTTTTTTATGACCAGGGTTAA
- a CDS encoding ArdC family protein has translation MAIKLEESRVRQAVDNLLAMFAGGNLPQAVARTFINARAGYGKPSDKWSLGNRLLMLIAGTEDARGYQQWREAGRKVKKGARAFYILAPLTRKVIQKVIDPETGEEKQEEKVICTGFRGVPVFRYEDTEGEPLPQADYSPPELPPLYEVARRFGVEVKYLPFAGTAAGSFRPGQKQVILYSHDVDVFFHELAHAVHNTIRPLKGGQHRDQEIIAETVACVLCELYGAKGYLWHGWEYIKHYASQDPQAALKAIMAVLGEVEEVLRRIFEAEGMAADKVA, from the coding sequence ATGGCCATAAAGCTGGAGGAAAGCCGGGTCAGGCAGGCAGTTGACAACTTGCTGGCGATGTTTGCCGGCGGCAATTTACCCCAGGCAGTAGCGCGGACTTTTATCAACGCCAGGGCGGGCTACGGCAAACCGAGCGATAAATGGAGCCTGGGCAACCGGCTACTGATGCTCATCGCCGGGACGGAGGATGCCAGGGGTTACCAGCAGTGGCGGGAGGCCGGCCGGAAGGTGAAGAAGGGAGCCAGAGCCTTTTATATCCTGGCGCCGTTGACCAGGAAGGTTATCCAGAAAGTGATAGATCCGGAAACCGGAGAAGAGAAACAGGAGGAAAAAGTTATCTGCACTGGCTTTCGGGGAGTGCCGGTCTTCAGGTACGAGGATACGGAAGGGGAACCGTTGCCGCAGGCGGATTATTCCCCACCGGAATTGCCGCCCCTGTATGAAGTGGCCAGGCGGTTTGGGGTGGAAGTGAAATACCTGCCTTTTGCCGGTACAGCAGCGGGGAGCTTCCGGCCCGGGCAGAAGCAGGTAATCCTTTACTCCCATGACGTGGACGTGTTCTTTCATGAACTGGCCCATGCGGTCCACAATACCATCCGGCCTCTGAAGGGCGGCCAGCACCGGGACCAGGAGATCATAGCGGAAACGGTGGCCTGCGTTTTATGCGAGCTTTACGGGGCGAAAGGGTACCTCTGGCACGGGTGGGAGTACATTAAACATTACGCCAGCCAGGACCCGCAGGCGGCCCTGAAGGCAATCATGGCGGTCCTGGGCGAGGTGGAGGAAGTGTTAAGGCGCATCTTTGAGGCGGAGGGCATGGCTGCGGATAAAGTTGCATAA
- a CDS encoding ParM/StbA family protein, which produces MFATIQTDPQAATVAPIKTVGVDVGYGFVKAVSPVARVSFPAVVAPYVEDPLSGMFRDGTGHKVKVRKISGEVEEKLVGEAALRSLAATTSLSREKPAALHDLMLLAAAYLAGAGDKGPFPKQFDLAMGLPLAYFRGQKDALKKRLESLAAWVSVDGGEERHISFGKVLVFPQGAGVVLAGDVALPGNGYFGVVDVGTYTTDYLLFEDRGDGVPCPLPEACGSLEAGVHLVHRALAAEFQRQAGAPLAPAMYQEVVEDALVGRPIHYAGKDIHLEETLLKARRDVAQAIAQGVLAAWGGRAGFVALVILAGGGACLFDDGLLRALPGARIAKDPFFANATGYLKMLGGMA; this is translated from the coding sequence ATGTTTGCTACTATCCAGACTGACCCGCAGGCGGCAACCGTGGCACCAATTAAAACAGTAGGCGTTGACGTGGGTTACGGCTTTGTCAAAGCCGTGTCGCCGGTGGCCAGGGTCTCTTTTCCCGCGGTAGTGGCGCCTTATGTTGAGGACCCCCTAAGCGGGATGTTCCGCGATGGGACAGGCCATAAGGTAAAGGTGCGTAAAATAAGCGGGGAGGTAGAGGAAAAGCTTGTCGGCGAGGCGGCCCTGCGATCCCTGGCGGCCACCACTTCTTTAAGCCGGGAGAAACCGGCGGCCCTCCATGACCTGATGCTGCTGGCGGCCGCTTACCTGGCAGGTGCCGGGGATAAAGGACCATTCCCCAAACAGTTTGACCTGGCGATGGGGTTGCCCCTGGCCTATTTCCGTGGCCAGAAAGATGCCCTGAAAAAGCGCCTGGAAAGCCTGGCGGCCTGGGTGAGCGTGGACGGCGGGGAGGAAAGGCATATTAGCTTCGGTAAGGTGCTGGTGTTCCCCCAGGGGGCGGGCGTGGTGCTGGCGGGGGATGTAGCCCTGCCCGGGAACGGGTATTTCGGCGTGGTCGATGTGGGTACCTACACCACCGACTACCTGCTCTTTGAAGACCGTGGTGATGGCGTGCCATGCCCCCTGCCGGAGGCCTGCGGCAGCCTGGAGGCGGGTGTCCACCTGGTACACCGCGCCCTGGCGGCCGAGTTCCAGCGCCAGGCAGGTGCCCCCCTGGCCCCGGCCATGTACCAGGAGGTTGTTGAAGATGCGCTAGTCGGCCGGCCTATTCACTATGCAGGCAAGGATATCCATCTTGAGGAAACGTTACTAAAGGCCAGGCGCGACGTCGCCCAGGCTATCGCCCAGGGGGTGCTGGCGGCCTGGGGCGGCCGCGCCGGGTTTGTGGCCCTGGTAATTCTCGCCGGCGGCGGGGCCTGCCTGTTTGACGATGGGTTGTTGCGGGCCTTGCCGGGGGCTAGAATAGCCAAAGACCCCTTCTTTGCCAACGCGACCGGTTATCTAAAGATGCTTGGCGGGATGGCTTAA
- a CDS encoding DUF3854 domain-containing protein produces MRVSEGAFKHITLSNGQVAHLHRLQPGRVIPGKDREDVFSQEAPLASIDNRDRVYRNFLRLLDLYLRHRQDLLRRGLSEFEIKRNGYKSVPDHVPPWSICRKLIQCGLDLTGIPGFYRARSRHGGSYWTFNSSPAYFIPVRDAKGRIQALQRRMDDTTDGKYKLFSGHTSQGGCSCGTPAHMARPAEIKDRRVWITEGPLKADIAATYLGAVVIGAQGAASWKPVVPEVLELGTAEVVIAYDRDQETNEAVAKGKRMLAAELKKLGITVREAIWRARSKEEKGIDDALVAGLKIRVV; encoded by the coding sequence ATGCGGGTGAGCGAGGGAGCTTTTAAGCATATCACCCTCAGCAATGGCCAGGTGGCCCACTTGCACCGGCTACAACCAGGAAGGGTCATCCCTGGCAAGGACCGTGAAGACGTTTTTTCACAGGAGGCGCCTTTAGCGTCGATTGATAACCGGGACCGGGTATACCGTAATTTCTTAAGGCTGCTGGACCTTTATCTCCGCCACCGGCAGGACCTGCTAAGGCGGGGGTTGAGCGAATTTGAGATCAAGAGAAACGGTTACAAATCAGTCCCTGATCATGTGCCGCCTTGGTCAATATGCAGGAAGTTAATCCAATGCGGCTTGGATTTAACCGGCATCCCGGGGTTCTACCGGGCCAGGAGCAGGCATGGCGGCAGCTACTGGACCTTTAATTCTTCGCCGGCATATTTTATCCCGGTACGGGATGCTAAAGGCCGCATCCAGGCCTTGCAGCGCCGTATGGATGATACCACGGACGGAAAATACAAGCTGTTTAGCGGCCATACCAGCCAGGGCGGCTGCTCCTGTGGCACCCCGGCCCATATGGCCAGGCCGGCGGAGATAAAGGACCGGCGGGTATGGATCACCGAAGGACCGCTGAAAGCCGACATTGCCGCTACTTATCTTGGTGCGGTGGTCATCGGCGCCCAGGGTGCTGCTTCTTGGAAGCCGGTGGTACCAGAGGTGCTGGAGTTAGGGACGGCAGAGGTGGTGATAGCTTACGACCGGGACCAGGAAACAAACGAGGCGGTTGCCAAGGGTAAAAGGATGCTGGCTGCAGAATTAAAGAAACTGGGCATAACGGTCCGGGAGGCGATATGGAGAGCCAGGTCGAAAGAGGAAAAAGGGATAGACGACGCCCTGGTAGCCGGCCTAAAGATAAGGGTTGTTTGA
- the ltrA gene encoding group II intron reverse transcriptase/maturase, protein MSPESTNVSQADTIHVEGRQQQPALPRREAGAGTGSYEHGMSPNGTHRNVGEPAASLPGGKVASDNPVRGRGSQGVPAVGPAHSRGVGRVTPAAACEPLEGAGKEAPLARETVSQRRLGTTLATRLADLSDYSPRGAKALNLMCLFSATNLGQWFAELRKNAAPGVDRMTVAAYGQNLEENLRELEQKLRTMSYRPQPVRRVYIPKSNGKMRPLGIPAVEDKIVQEGIATILKAIYEPLFLDSSHGFRPEHSCHTALKAIDVAIMQRPTNHIIDADIRGFFDTVQHEWLMKMLELQIGDQQFLRLIKRFLKAGVIEAGNWQVTKEGTPQGGLISPVLSNIYLHYVLDLWFEKAVKPKLQGYAELIRYADDFIVCVQKKEEAAKIHQALKQRLAKFGLELSAEKTRVIPFGRYAEANARRRGLKPPTFEFLGFTHYNDKTRKGYYKLGRRTSAKKFREKLKAIKAWVKVVRYAMPLREWWPIFISKLLGHQRYYGVSGNYPRVRAFTQQALHIVAKWVSRMSQKRLNARKRFWEFVKRHPVPSPQIYVNLYAFSGQRV, encoded by the coding sequence TTGAGCCCCGAAAGTACCAACGTATCCCAGGCCGACACGATTCATGTCGAGGGAAGGCAACAGCAACCGGCCTTGCCAAGGCGAGAGGCCGGTGCCGGGACGGGGTCTTATGAGCACGGCATGAGCCCAAATGGCACGCATCGGAACGTGGGAGAGCCGGCAGCCTCCTTGCCAGGCGGCAAGGTAGCTTCTGATAACCCGGTAAGGGGAAGAGGAAGCCAGGGGGTGCCGGCAGTCGGACCAGCCCATAGTAGAGGTGTAGGTAGGGTAACGCCTGCTGCGGCATGTGAGCCACTCGAAGGGGCTGGCAAGGAAGCGCCGTTGGCAAGGGAAACAGTGTCCCAGCGACGACTGGGGACCACACTGGCAACACGACTGGCCGACCTATCCGACTACTCGCCCAGAGGAGCCAAGGCCCTGAACCTGATGTGCCTGTTCAGTGCCACGAACCTGGGCCAGTGGTTTGCGGAGCTGCGGAAGAACGCAGCACCCGGCGTCGACCGCATGACAGTAGCAGCATACGGCCAGAACCTGGAAGAGAACCTGCGCGAGCTAGAACAGAAACTACGGACTATGAGCTACCGGCCCCAGCCAGTCAGGCGGGTATACATCCCCAAGAGTAACGGCAAAATGCGGCCGTTAGGCATCCCGGCGGTAGAAGACAAGATAGTCCAAGAGGGAATAGCGACCATCCTGAAGGCCATCTATGAACCCCTGTTTCTGGATAGCTCCCATGGGTTCCGGCCCGAGCACAGCTGTCACACCGCTCTAAAAGCCATAGACGTAGCCATCATGCAACGGCCAACCAACCATATCATCGACGCCGATATTCGCGGCTTCTTTGATACTGTACAGCATGAATGGCTAATGAAGATGCTCGAACTGCAAATAGGGGACCAGCAATTCCTACGGCTAATCAAGCGGTTTCTAAAAGCGGGAGTCATAGAAGCAGGGAACTGGCAAGTAACCAAAGAAGGAACGCCCCAGGGCGGCCTCATCAGCCCGGTACTAAGCAACATATATCTCCACTACGTCTTAGACCTGTGGTTCGAGAAAGCCGTCAAACCCAAACTGCAAGGCTATGCGGAACTCATCAGGTACGCCGATGACTTCATCGTCTGCGTCCAGAAGAAAGAAGAAGCGGCGAAGATCCACCAGGCCCTGAAACAGCGGCTGGCCAAATTCGGGCTCGAACTATCAGCAGAAAAGACCAGGGTAATCCCCTTTGGTCGCTATGCCGAAGCAAACGCCAGACGTCGGGGTTTGAAGCCACCCACCTTTGAGTTTCTCGGCTTTACCCACTACAACGACAAGACCCGCAAGGGCTATTACAAGCTAGGCCGGCGCACCAGCGCCAAGAAGTTCCGGGAAAAGCTGAAGGCGATCAAAGCCTGGGTGAAGGTGGTCAGATATGCCATGCCCCTACGCGAATGGTGGCCCATATTCATAAGCAAACTCCTCGGCCACCAGCGCTACTACGGGGTAAGCGGCAACTACCCTCGGGTGAGGGCCTTTACCCAGCAGGCCCTGCATATCGTCGCCAAATGGGTAAGCCGCATGAGCCAGAAGCGGTTAAATGCGCGCAAGCGGTTCTGGGAGTTCGTCAAGCGCCATCCGGTGCCCAGTCCCCAAATCTATGTCAATCTCTACGCTTTTAGCGGTCAACGTGTGTGA
- the mobP3 gene encoding MobP3 family relaxase → MSHAPFVMKLAFYPPTRQNQQRNVCHVRYIATRPGADRGELEPEKENPGTAAGHVKYAEERPGSHGLFGPEEGVTPDLKATQEELRSHKGIVWRAVLSLREDDAVRLGYTTRKAWETMLRATVAEAAAKMGIPESNLRWVAAFHAAQGHPHVHLMWWEKNPARTRGMLSEGEKRDLRRVFVKEIYAEERSRLLAEKTAIRDLLRETARQDVLHLAREIRQARLEVRALAGGEPGIAPVLNPAAEQELAGRLSGLAAIMPGHGRAALAYMPAEVKAQAREIADWLLKQPGFSQSAGRYQELARQLASQYTLKPEALDEAARKAYEDIRDRVAQVVLKGAAQVQRLEQQVEPASEVAGELPSEEGLSGGKYMPVIPEKIAKRLWRTACRAVDRAYLQVKPGAGILKPKLEKELEQRIAVQLQEFAKAMPDPQGKPAFAYLPEELKEQARSIAASLLNHEELQARFKELAGANPEKAGRLLEYIADQVVARAYDLVPREVPDIDMVLHPGRGLKAAYRLMNARADWVKDDRGEAYWTAGTIYRAMARLGEEDMAREAAARFGKEAGLSEGDIDRVINNEIKRMEEFARKCEEQGVPIPGHISKSAWQRLTENLGLEEHELLYPWFGIKRTGPEDKQKQELREQLNVRLVEERITPALTAIREAGDRPENPRELRWTLVTMTSTLKALGVDEAGREEILRGWCRRAGVEITEARLLDVLDRATIGQDDLWLGRRSWDRLMANLGVDEAPPSPWEINIPRPMVRNTGIAYDVWKAAWRALERERTRAEAQAQLLAERDLERRRRKAREEGKEMERL, encoded by the coding sequence ATGAGCCACGCGCCTTTCGTAATGAAACTGGCCTTTTATCCTCCAACCAGGCAGAACCAGCAGAGAAATGTTTGCCACGTGAGGTACATCGCCACCCGGCCCGGAGCAGACCGCGGCGAACTCGAACCGGAGAAGGAAAACCCCGGCACCGCCGCTGGCCACGTGAAATACGCTGAAGAACGGCCGGGAAGCCATGGGCTGTTCGGCCCGGAGGAAGGGGTCACGCCGGACCTGAAGGCGACGCAGGAAGAGCTGAGAAGCCACAAAGGCATAGTCTGGCGGGCGGTCCTTTCACTTCGAGAAGATGATGCCGTCAGGCTGGGCTATACCACCAGAAAGGCCTGGGAGACGATGCTCAGGGCAACGGTAGCGGAAGCGGCGGCGAAAATGGGAATCCCAGAAAGCAATCTCCGGTGGGTGGCGGCCTTCCATGCCGCTCAGGGCCATCCCCACGTCCATTTGATGTGGTGGGAGAAGAATCCTGCCCGGACCAGGGGAATGCTGTCCGAGGGTGAAAAACGAGACTTGCGCCGGGTGTTCGTAAAAGAAATATACGCCGAAGAAAGGTCCAGGCTCTTAGCAGAGAAGACAGCCATAAGGGATTTACTCCGGGAAACAGCCAGGCAGGACGTTTTACATCTTGCCAGGGAGATAAGGCAGGCCAGGCTGGAGGTCCGGGCGCTGGCGGGCGGGGAACCGGGGATAGCGCCGGTATTAAACCCGGCCGCAGAACAAGAACTGGCCGGCAGGCTTTCCGGACTGGCCGCAATTATGCCCGGGCACGGCAGGGCAGCCCTGGCCTATATGCCTGCCGAGGTGAAAGCCCAGGCCAGGGAAATTGCCGATTGGCTACTAAAACAACCGGGGTTTAGCCAATCCGCCGGGCGCTACCAGGAATTAGCCAGGCAACTCGCCTCCCAGTACACCTTAAAACCCGAAGCTTTGGACGAGGCGGCCCGGAAGGCTTATGAAGATATCCGCGACCGGGTGGCCCAGGTGGTCTTGAAAGGCGCGGCGCAGGTACAACGATTGGAGCAACAGGTTGAGCCTGCGAGCGAAGTTGCCGGGGAATTGCCTTCTGAAGAAGGACTATCTGGAGGCAAATATATGCCGGTTATCCCGGAAAAAATCGCCAAAAGGCTATGGCGAACTGCCTGCCGGGCCGTAGACAGGGCCTACTTGCAGGTGAAACCGGGAGCAGGGATATTAAAACCCAAATTAGAGAAAGAGTTGGAACAAAGAATAGCAGTTCAACTGCAAGAGTTTGCCAAGGCAATGCCGGACCCGCAAGGGAAGCCGGCATTTGCTTACCTGCCGGAAGAACTAAAGGAACAGGCAAGATCTATTGCCGCATCGCTTCTTAACCATGAAGAGCTGCAGGCCAGGTTTAAAGAGCTTGCCGGCGCTAACCCCGAAAAAGCTGGCCGCCTCCTGGAATACATAGCCGACCAGGTGGTGGCTAGGGCTTATGACCTGGTGCCCAGGGAAGTGCCGGACATAGACATGGTGCTCCATCCCGGCCGGGGGTTAAAGGCTGCCTATCGCTTGATGAACGCCCGGGCAGACTGGGTAAAGGATGACAGGGGCGAGGCCTATTGGACGGCAGGAACCATCTACCGGGCTATGGCCCGCCTGGGGGAGGAGGATATGGCCCGCGAGGCGGCAGCAAGGTTCGGCAAAGAAGCGGGGTTGAGTGAAGGCGATATAGATAGGGTGATTAATAATGAAATCAAGCGCATGGAAGAGTTTGCCCGCAAGTGCGAAGAGCAGGGCGTGCCTATACCGGGGCATATAAGTAAAAGCGCCTGGCAGCGGCTAACAGAAAACCTGGGGTTGGAAGAACACGAACTCCTCTATCCCTGGTTCGGCATAAAGAGGACCGGGCCGGAGGACAAACAAAAACAGGAGTTAAGGGAGCAATTGAACGTCCGCCTGGTAGAAGAGCGCATTACCCCGGCTTTAACTGCCATCAGAGAAGCCGGCGACAGGCCGGAGAACCCCAGGGAACTGCGCTGGACCCTGGTGACCATGACCTCAACCCTGAAAGCCCTGGGGGTGGATGAAGCCGGCCGGGAAGAAATACTACGCGGCTGGTGCCGGCGGGCCGGGGTGGAGATAACGGAAGCCCGGCTGCTGGATGTCCTGGACCGGGCAACTATAGGCCAGGATGACCTCTGGCTGGGCAGGCGGAGCTGGGACAGGTTGATGGCCAACCTGGGCGTGGACGAGGCCCCGCCGTCGCCCTGGGAAATAAATATCCCGCGGCCAATGGTGAGGAATACGGGCATAGCCTATGACGTCTGGAAGGCCGCCTGGCGGGCGCTGGAGCGGGAGCGCACCCGGGCCGAAGCCCAGGCGCAGCTTTTGGCGGAAAGGGACCTGGAACGCCGCCGGCGGAAGGCCAGGGAAGAAGGAAAGGAGATGGAGAGGTTGTGA
- a CDS encoding IS1634 family transposase has product MFPRIITTRRGGHTYHYLVLVESYREKGKVKQRQVGHLGNIDQYSQEEIQRLINKLREFLKEDELGTVKDLQTFGTKHYGIPYVVNFFWERLDLDAFFKNYLQNRQVEMDVALCTKIMILNRLIAPKSKLGVSQWLRQIYLPELEEKQPELHHFYRTLDVLEEMKDYLERHLYNRLTDLLSYQLNLVFYDLTSSYFEGTHCPLARFGYSRDHRPDCRQINIGLLVTPEGMPIAHQVFEGNIPDKVTVAGAIEQLKQKFAIKSCIFVGDRGMLTSHNLEELKEANFRYILGFHKRGREVSDELLARYQNLEEYQLIDGDNPLFYVEVPPEQVQAPPKENLVEGEEEEKENFEPPVRYILCHNPLKAQEDYEFRVKAIEEARIKLQELKDRLARETPRRGRKPTTKGVMLKAAAILNKKGLAPIFDITYDGKSFNFEINEPALAKEALRDGKFLIQTNADLPAEEVIAAYKNLLQVETAFRHIKDFIRLRPIYHYNESRVKGHIFICVLAYLFEKWLEVIHRRYIEDEIFKAKQIPDPESQERELRRWKVAHKSGRRILELLEEIKAVDQQFLDKRIYSITQPGQSQSELLKILGLPLPPKILTFR; this is encoded by the coding sequence TTGTTCCCCCGTATTATCACTACCAGGCGCGGCGGCCATACCTACCATTATCTGGTCCTGGTAGAATCCTACCGGGAAAAAGGCAAGGTAAAACAGCGCCAGGTTGGGCATTTAGGCAACATCGACCAGTATTCCCAGGAAGAGATACAGCGGCTTATTAATAAACTGCGGGAATTCCTTAAGGAAGATGAGCTGGGCACTGTTAAGGACCTCCAGACCTTCGGCACCAAGCATTATGGTATCCCCTATGTGGTGAATTTTTTCTGGGAGCGACTGGACCTGGACGCCTTCTTTAAAAACTATCTCCAAAATCGTCAAGTAGAGATGGATGTGGCCTTATGCACCAAGATTATGATTTTAAACCGCCTCATCGCTCCTAAAAGCAAGCTTGGAGTATCCCAATGGTTAAGGCAAATTTACCTGCCGGAACTGGAAGAGAAACAGCCTGAGTTGCATCATTTTTACCGTACTCTTGACGTCCTGGAAGAAATGAAGGATTATCTGGAACGCCACTTGTACAACCGGCTTACGGATCTCTTGAGTTATCAGCTTAACCTGGTGTTTTACGACTTGACCAGCAGCTACTTTGAAGGTACCCATTGCCCCCTGGCCAGGTTCGGTTATTCCCGCGACCACCGGCCGGACTGCCGGCAAATTAATATTGGCCTCCTGGTGACTCCGGAAGGCATGCCTATTGCCCACCAGGTATTTGAAGGTAATATACCTGATAAAGTAACCGTGGCTGGCGCCATCGAACAACTTAAGCAAAAGTTTGCCATCAAGAGCTGTATTTTCGTGGGCGACCGGGGTATGCTGACCAGTCATAATTTAGAAGAACTCAAGGAGGCTAACTTCCGTTATATCCTGGGCTTTCATAAACGCGGCCGGGAAGTGAGCGATGAACTACTGGCCAGGTACCAAAACCTCGAAGAATACCAGCTAATAGACGGCGATAACCCCCTCTTTTATGTGGAAGTACCACCAGAGCAGGTACAGGCTCCCCCTAAAGAAAACTTGGTAGAGGGAGAAGAGGAAGAAAAGGAAAACTTCGAGCCTCCGGTTCGCTATATCCTTTGCCACAATCCTCTCAAAGCCCAAGAGGATTATGAATTTCGGGTCAAAGCGATAGAAGAAGCCAGGATAAAATTGCAAGAGCTGAAAGACAGGCTGGCCCGGGAAACCCCGCGGCGGGGGCGCAAGCCTACCACAAAAGGAGTCATGCTTAAAGCAGCTGCTATCCTTAACAAGAAGGGCCTTGCTCCAATTTTTGATATTACTTATGACGGCAAGTCTTTCAACTTTGAAATTAATGAGCCGGCTCTGGCTAAAGAGGCTTTGCGGGACGGCAAATTTTTAATCCAGACTAATGCTGACCTGCCAGCTGAGGAGGTAATTGCCGCCTATAAAAACCTGCTCCAGGTAGAAACCGCCTTTCGCCATATCAAGGACTTCATTCGCTTGAGGCCTATCTACCACTACAACGAAAGTCGGGTTAAGGGACACATCTTTATATGTGTGCTGGCTTATCTCTTTGAAAAATGGCTGGAGGTGATACATCGCCGATATATTGAAGATGAGATTTTTAAGGCGAAACAAATCCCTGATCCTGAAAGTCAAGAAAGAGAGTTACGCCGCTGGAAGGTTGCCCATAAAAGCGGCCGCCGTATCCTGGAATTATTAGAAGAGATAAAGGCTGTTGACCAGCAGTTTCTTGATAAGCGGATTTATAGTATCACCCAGCCCGGACAAAGCCAGAGTGAATTGTTAAAAATTTTGGGCCTTCCACTTCCACCTAAAATTTTAACCTTCAGGTAG
- a CDS encoding EAL domain-containing protein has translation MNLTSGRLWGYEALVRGEGILAKPGRLFKSAAAYRLLSELDTACFWAVLAGGYPPEGYLSVNVTAAGLVDIDAGAYANPRLVIELTEYGCRDIQQLTGALSAWRGNGARIAIDDVGPDIGQLRAALHLKPDFIKWDRSLVASCVGHSSKRLFLAQALEVCRYLGAEVIAEGIERPGELKVLQDLGVEYGQGYLLGRPQPGWEKAWVMAGGG, from the coding sequence GTGAACCTTACGTCCGGGCGGTTATGGGGATATGAGGCTTTGGTCCGGGGGGAGGGAATCCTTGCCAAACCGGGGCGGCTCTTTAAAAGCGCCGCGGCCTATAGGCTTTTGAGCGAGCTTGATACGGCCTGCTTTTGGGCTGTCCTGGCCGGCGGCTACCCGCCGGAGGGTTACTTAAGCGTTAACGTGACGGCGGCAGGGCTGGTTGATATTGATGCCGGTGCCTACGCGAACCCACGCCTGGTCATCGAGTTAACCGAGTATGGCTGCAGGGATATACAGCAATTAACGGGCGCCTTGAGTGCCTGGCGCGGGAATGGCGCCAGGATAGCTATAGACGACGTTGGGCCGGATATAGGCCAGCTGCGGGCGGCCCTGCACCTGAAGCCGGATTTTATCAAGTGGGACCGATCTTTGGTAGCCAGCTGCGTCGGCCATTCTTCCAAGCGCTTATTCCTGGCCCAGGCCCTGGAGGTGTGCCGTTACCTGGGGGCGGAGGTAATTGCCGAGGGAATCGAAAGGCCGGGCGAGTTGAAGGTTCTGCAGGACCTTGGCGTTGAGTATGGCCAGGGATACCTGTTGGGTCGGCCGCAGCCTGGATGGGAAAAGGCTTGGGTTATGGCCGGTGGGGGGTGA
- a CDS encoding DNA-methyltransferase, which translates to MHTHHKFYLGDALEVLKGLPAESVNCCVTSPPYWGLRDYGIEGQVGGEDTPEKYIARLVDIFSEVRRVLRPDGTLSLNLGDCYASPGKEGKWDEKRRQKGTGRHLYYLQANRGRFAGLKQKDLVGIPWAVAFALRDAGWYLRSDIIWYKPNAMPESVLDRPTRAHEYLFLLSKSERYYYDYKAIQEDAVSGDRSNPRGSAGVIGTTNSGLRKQDGVGNRRYTGFNARHQPRERRNKRSVWIVPTKPFPEAHFAVYPLDLIKPCILAGCPPGGTVLDPFGGSGTTSLAAKQLGRNSIYIDLNPAYLEMAVKRMQFEVQELFATHTYEVIWGKRLETVAT; encoded by the coding sequence ATGCATACCCATCACAAGTTCTACCTCGGCGATGCCCTGGAGGTCCTTAAAGGGCTGCCGGCAGAAAGCGTCAACTGTTGCGTTACCTCCCCGCCCTACTGGGGCCTGCGCGACTATGGCATAGAGGGCCAGGTGGGAGGGGAAGATACCCCGGAAAAATATATCGCCAGGCTGGTGGATATTTTCTCCGAGGTCAGGCGGGTGCTCCGGCCCGACGGGACTCTCTCGTTAAACCTGGGCGACTGCTACGCCAGCCCGGGCAAAGAGGGAAAGTGGGACGAAAAGAGGCGCCAGAAGGGGACCGGGCGGCACCTTTATTACCTGCAGGCCAACCGGGGCCGGTTTGCCGGGCTGAAACAGAAGGACCTGGTAGGTATTCCCTGGGCGGTGGCCTTTGCCCTCCGCGATGCCGGCTGGTACCTCCGCAGCGATATTATCTGGTACAAGCCCAACGCCATGCCCGAAAGCGTGCTTGACAGGCCTACCAGGGCCCACGAATACCTCTTCCTCCTGAGCAAATCCGAACGGTATTACTACGACTACAAGGCTATCCAGGAAGATGCAGTTAGCGGCGATCGTAGTAACCCAAGGGGTTCAGCAGGAGTAATAGGCACCACAAACAGCGGGCTAAGAAAACAAGACGGGGTGGGCAACCGGCGTTATACCGGCTTCAATGCCCGGCATCAACCCCGGGAAAGACGCAATAAACGCTCAGTGTGGATTGTACCAACCAAACCTTTTCCGGAAGCCCACTTTGCTGTTTATCCTCTCGACCTGATCAAACCGTGTATCTTAGCAGGTTGCCCCCCTGGAGGCACGGTCCTGGATCCCTTTGGCGGGTCCGGGACCACATCCCTGGCGGCAAAGCAGTTGGGGAGAAACAGCATTTATATTGACCTGAACCCTGCCTATCTGGAAATGGCGGTCAAGAGGATGCAGTTTGAGGTGCAGGAGCTGTTTGCCACCCACACTTACGAGGTGATCTGGGGAAAAAGGCTAGAAACAGTTGCTACTTGA